The Trueperaceae bacterium genomic interval CGCCAGCGGCTGCCACGCGACGGGCGCGTCCTCGCTCGGCGGCGCTGACGCCCCGAACGCCCCGCGCGGCGAGATCCGCACGACGTGCTCCCAGCCGCGTCCGGCCGGCATCAGCAGCGCCGGGCCGCGGAGCGTGGCCTCGGCGCCCCCCTCGCCGGCGTCGACGTAGACGTCGACGACCACGCGGTTGAAGCCCGCGGGCAACGCGTCGCTCAGCTCGATCGAGCCCATCGCCACGGTGAGTGTCGTGGGCTCGCCCTCGGCCGCGCCGGGCGTGAGGGCGACCTCCTGGAGGTCGAACAACGAGGCGTTGGCGTAGGCGGGCGACGTGGGCGGCATGAGGGTGCCGTCGCCTGCGGCGTCGCCTGTCGGGTCGAGCAGCCTCAGCGCCGCGGCGGCGGCGAGGGTGATGAGGTTCACGTGTGCGCTCCCAAGAGGGGCGGGCGCTGCTCGGCGGCGGCCTGCGCCCTGGCTTCCCTGGCGATGCGGACCAGCGCCCGCGCCAGCAGCGCGCTGTCGTGCTGGGCGAGGTCGCCCTCGCACAGCAGCGGCAACGTCTCGACGGCGATGCCGGCGTCCTCGAAGCGCCGGCGGGCGAACCTGACGGGCTCGGCACGCTCGGCGGCGTAGGCCCTCAGGCGGCGCTCGTCGAGGGCCGTCTCGTTCACGACCACCAGGTCGGGTCGGCGGGCGCCGTGCTCCATGAGCGCCGCGACGTGGTCGAACGCGTCGAGGCCGTCGGTCTCGCCGGCCTCCGTCATGATGTTCGCGACGTAGACGACGCTGCCGCCGGCGCGGGCCAGCGCGCTCCGCACGCCGGGCACGAGCAGCGGCGGGATCGTGCTGGTGAAGAGGCTCCCGGGGCCCAGGACGATGAGGTCGGCCTCGAGGATCGCCAGCTCCACCTCGGGCAGCGTGGTCGGCGACGACGGGACGAGCGCGACCGACCTCACCGGTCCGTCCACCTCGCGCACGGCGCTCTCGCCGCGCACCACGGTGCCGTCGCGCTTCGTGACCTCGAGCGTCACCGGCTCGGTGGTGGCGGGGTAGACGGCGCCCGAGAGGTCCAGGAGCTCGTTGAGCACGCGCAGCGCCTGCCCGAAGTCGCCCTCGAACTCCCGCAGCGTCGTGATCAGCAGGTTCCCGAACGTGTGACCGCGCAGCTCGTCGCCGCGCTCGAAGCGGTGCTGGAGGAGGCGGCTCAGGCTCGACTCGCGGTTCGACAGCGCCGCCAGGCAGTCGGTGAGGTCTCCCGGGGCGGGCATGTCGAACGCCCGGCGCAGGCGGCCGGAGCTGCCGCCGTCGTCGCTCACGGCCACGACGGCGGTGAGGTTCGAGGTGTGCTCGCGCAGGCCCCTGAGGAGGTTC includes:
- the yvcK gene encoding uridine diphosphate-N-acetylglucosamine-binding protein YvcK is translated as MKARRTGLDAWRLWLLPGMGVKRHVALAVLGGLVMVLGVIGAVLWWFNERRETLAQPIESVLVSTPWRQMGGWTSLVLVVAGIAIATAAVGRLNRSLLSNWMPRPQDAAELLYRRVTLGRGPKVVILGGGTGTSNLLRGLREHTSNLTAVVAVSDDGGSSGRLRRAFDMPAPGDLTDCLAALSNRESSLSRLLQHRFERGDELRGHTFGNLLITTLREFEGDFGQALRVLNELLDLSGAVYPATTEPVTLEVTKRDGTVVRGESAVREVDGPVRSVALVPSSPTTLPEVELAILEADLIVLGPGSLFTSTIPPLLVPGVRSALARAGGSVVYVANIMTEAGETDGLDAFDHVAALMEHGARRPDLVVVNETALDERRLRAYAAERAEPVRFARRRFEDAGIAVETLPLLCEGDLAQHDSALLARALVRIAREARAQAAAEQRPPLLGAHT